A stretch of DNA from Channa argus isolate prfri chromosome 7, Channa argus male v1.0, whole genome shotgun sequence:
AAAGTTACAGTactaaagcagaagaaaaacagctgGGCTTAATAGTAATAGTCTAAGTTGACTCATACTCATTTAGGTAAGTTAGAAAATGCATTAATAGTAGCTTGAATAGAAATGAATCCCTAATGGTTTGTTCTTGGTCATTTTGTGCCTCCAtggatatttttgttttgtttttttaaaatgtgttgaatcTGTACTTGTTGTGCATCTCCTTTAATTCTTGTCAGGTTGTAGGTGGTCAGCTGGTGTATACCTTCTCGCTGTGTTACACTCCACCTCCACAAGAGGATGTCATCAGAGTTTTACCACTGAACTTTCCCATTAAATGCCATTACAACAGGTAATTATCAACAGGTCCTGGAGTCTTTGCTCTACCTACTGCTTATGGcctgggtcaggtgtgttcagtcaatcagaagctggaagatgccaTCTTAGATTAAAGTGAGGTTGtggaagacaaaacaaattggtatcttccatcttctgattgactgaacacacctgatccaggtaatcagcagtgggtagtagATAGATGGTTGGGTAAAGAAGCAGAACAGGGgtcattgaggaacattttgttgctttaaGTTGACTGTAAATAACCCAACCAACATGACAACGTTTTATACTATGTTTTCTGACTTACCATGTCTAGAttattaaatagttttattttttggtcttaTTTAACACAAGACTATAAATGTCATCAATAATTAGCTTTTTCTCTTCTTAGTCAGTTGTTTCCCCTTATTTTCATCCACATCATATTATTGTTGGAGAGGAGTACATATCAATTTTAGTTCAGTCAAGTTTAAGGCTGAAAACCCCATTTGGTCAGGTAGAATATAGGTTAGAGATTGACTTAATTTTTCTGTCCCCATTCCTCATCTTAAGACAGTCCAGTCCTGTTactcaaaaataaaacttgtaacCTGCTTTCCAATATAtgcaacaattaattaaaaaaaaaaattcccataAAATCGGCTTATGTACATCAATGCCTGAGCAGTGAAGTTCACAATGCACGGTCTATGAAatacaggtttttaaaaaggcGCAAATATTTTAGATGAGGGGTAAAACATCTTCAGGGACCTCAGTTGCCAATTAGTAACACCTTAGGGACAAGCACAACCTAGCTGACCGAGGATCTCCAGACAACATGGATTTAAGATCATGCTGATCATGTTATTTCAGTTTATagaaaattaaaattgaaattgCACTCTCCTGCTTACACCTTTGGTAATGCGACAGCATTCATACATATTCTAAATGCAATCTTTAACAGTTCATTATCTTTTCATAATGTTCATTTTGCTGGGTTAGCACCTGTCTCTGTATCTGAGACACAAAatatgctgttttgtttgtttttttccccccaaagtTTTAAGACTGTGGTAGAAAAATCTGATCCATATTTCAGTTGTCatgtaaaaatctttttatttatttatttttatttttttgtgtctcagGTTTCATTACTCTTACAAAGTTGGCTTCAGACCTCAAGTTCAGCACACAACCTTTGTGAAGAGCATGAGGAGTAAACTCAGCTTCAGCCTCACTGTCTGCAATGGTAATTCATCTACAAAATCAGAACAAGTTTTTAGTGTACCTGTCATTTGTGAAAGGATGACATTCTCATTGTCTTAAATTATCTGTTTAAACTTGGTATTAAAGTTTTAGGAGGTTTaactttaaaatggaaattctGCAGCTTTGTCATGTGAATTAAAAGTGGGTGTTTTGAAACACTTCTACAAAAATACTGAGGAAAAAGCTATTTAACATAAACTGCAAGTAAATGGGTCTTCTGTGTGAGCACAAGCCAAGCTCAGATCTGTGAAAAAACTTTATGTACAACAAAGTATGGCACAGTTGGATCATGCACAGTAGgtacaaataaatgtagaacagaagattttctttgtttgccttaaatctgtttgtgtgctCCCAGCTCAGTGGGAGCCTCTCCCTCCGGGCCACTGGTTCTTTTTAGGGGAGCAGGTGTATTTTAGGGCACAGACTGGAGCTCTCTTGGCTGGGGAGAGGCTTTTTGTGGACTCTTGCTATGCCACAAGCTCAAAGGACCCAGATAGCACGCCCAGACTGGATATCATATCTAACTACGGGTGAGTCTCTAGTAAAAGTgtacaaatgttttgaattggCTTGAcccttcacatttttttttttttaactttttaatgcaGCTGCATGACGGACAGCAGAAGGGAGAGCAGTAACTCCCAGTTCCTGTCTAGAGGGGTCAGTGTGCTGAAGTTCTCTGTGGATGCCTTTCTCTTTAAAGCAGTCTCACAGGTAAGTTCAGATGAGTATTTCCTTAGAAATCTTGCTAAAACCTCTGATAGAGCAGAATGGGTAATGCAGAAGTCTTCGCTTTGCTCACATCTAGAGTGGTCAATCTCAAATTTATGTTCGTAATGTTTTTGTCAAGAGACCAAATGCCAAAAACAGATAATAATTCCAATATTTACGAACATGCCTGTAAATATACTAATGGtaaaaatacaatgatttgtTTTGAGGGATTGAATTACAACTATGCATTGGCAGTTACTTACAGGTCATTTGTTAATGTCTTGGTTGTTGTCCTGTCAAAAGGATGCAGGCCTTACCTGACCACAGGTGTGCTTAGCTAATGTTATTTGTTCCCCCATAGTGGAAATTGAGCCCAGTTGATTCCAGTTCGCAAGCATAAAAATATAAGGGAGGAGGATCACTGATCATTGAACATCTTTCAACAagaagtcattcatttgagatttAGCTTTGCATGACATTATTTCACTTTATGTAAAACGAATTTCATTTGCATTCCACTAATTGGCCTGACAAATGTTGTTATTCCAATTCAAGACACAATATTTAACagttaactttcttttttttaatgtggtatTGTTTCATTATTATCAGATAATAAGTTTATCGTAGGTCTGCTGCAGTGGTCTTGTTGGGTTTAAACTTCTAAAAGGTGGCTCAGTCTTATTCATGCTGAATTGCTATGTTGCTGAGCTCAGTTGGTTTTAATTCCTTCAAGCTGATGCAAACCAAAACTTACTTTTGTAACAGTGACCCTGTTACAACTCATCCCTTGTACATTGCTGCCTCAAAATGAACTAGCTCCTTGTTTTCATCTGTGATCCATATTCAGCCATGTATCTGAAGCAGAGTATTGTCTGTTATTTGCCCTGAGTGTAAATTTCATGTGGCTCTTGATCGCTTTTCAAGTCTACAGTGCCAGATTGTGACATACTATTATAACATAGCATCAAACCCTTGTAAAGTCAATTGTACAATAACTCTCTGTACACCCTCAGAACTCTAAGTGATTTTTGTGAAACAGAGCAGTTTAGCTTCTGAGGACACACAACTGTAGCGAAGAGATAATTTAACATACTTTTAGTTGATGACACGGGTGTAAACTTGTCCCGAACAATACTAACAGCCCCGTCCTCCTCTTTGTTTCTCCCTGCTCTGTCTACATCTAATCAGGTGTAAATGAAGCTGGACCAATATTTTGTCAACCAATTATACAATAAGCACATTACACTACACTCAAACCATTTAATTTGTCTTACTGTTTATTTGTGTacttatttcattttgttttaaaattaataaaatataaatttgtcACGTTCAATGTTGATAGCATATGTACTGAGATACAGCATCAGTGTATTTTACCTCTATAGATGCTGTACCTCCATTGCTCAATGTCAGTTGGTCTCAGCACTTCCCTCACATCAAAGTCCTGCAACTACAACAAGGATCTTGAGAGGTAAgcaagctgtttgttttttctaattaatttaGTTACATACATCTTCTTTTTacaggttaaaacaaaaaagtggtAATGAAATGAGAGAATTTAATGAAAAGGGATCATCTAAATATTTGTGCAGCAAACTTGCATGAATCCACTGAAGGTACAGtcctaaatacttttttgtatttgtgttaatttttttattatgttcacTTTATCTGGAATATCTGATCATGTTGTAGgtcacatttatgcagaaatctaCTGTTGTTCTTATTGGTTCATGGACTTTACATATTCACATGAATTAACCTGCAAGATGTTTATCACCAGtattagtgtttgtttgtttttttggtataTTGATTATATTTATTGGACACTTTTTACTTAAACAGACACTAAAAATGGCTGTTATGGCAATGTAATGAGGTAAGCCAGGTGAACTAATggacatgtttattttgtgcataGGTGGGAGGAGCTAGAAGCCCTGCActcagtgtgtttctgctgtgagTCATTGTGCAGTGACACAGACCACTGTAAGTTATAAGAATGGCAGCAGTGTAGGTCTGTTTCCTTTAATGAAAGTCTGGCTTTAAAAGGCTTAAGTTGTCTTTACACATaactgtctttattttatatattttttttttcccttccctcCTTAGCTGTCACATACACAGTCAGCAGTCCAGGCTGGCTCATTGGACAAATGGATGAAGAAAAACTGCGGACAAAGGAGATTTCTTTTCAAGCAGAAGAAGGAAGGGGCTGGCTGAGTCAAGaagtaaaaagtgaaagaatAGATGAGCCCCTCAAAACACTGCAGACCTTTCAAATGAAGACAAAGGTTGGTGATGAAGATCAAAACAAAGAGGTCATCCCTGAGAAGACATCCCTGCTCCGTGCTGAGAAAAAACAATGGAGGCACGGAACTGCAGGCAGCTGGTGGGAAGAGAAAAAGCAGGATGAGATGGAAGGTGTGGACGAGAAGGCGGTCAACCAGCTAAAAGAGTTAGCAATAGATCACTTGATGTCTGACCAGAGTAGACCCCAGGAAAATGAGACTGTTCAAGTCAGGAAGGTAGTCCCTAGCAAATATGATTTAGTGAGTGATTTGTTCGGGGACAGCAGTAATGCCAGCCCTTCAGAAGTTGGCTTTGTGACACCCACTGTTAATATGAGAGATTCCAGTTTTGGTATGGATTACGATAATCCAATTTTAGGTGATCGTGGTTCTGATGAAAATATTTCCACATTTGAAAATCGTTTTAATAAACTGTGTCCTGATGGTGATAGGAACTGTAGTGCCAGTAAGGCTGTGTTCAAGCCAGAAAAGGATGGTAATCATGCGGGCCATAGCAACATGTATACAGCTATTAGTGCAGAGAGCTTTGCCCCCTTTAATGTTAGCACTACACCTGGTACCAATAGATCTGGTTCTGCTTGGGATTCCAGTTTTCCAGAGAGTCAGTCTGATGGTGAACTGGAAACTTTAGCCAGGGCACTTTCTGCTACCTTTGACTTGGAATTAGTCCCCTCCAGTTTTGTTGATGTCAGAAAAATGGGAAAGAGTAGGCTGGAGTTGGATGCTGTCCTGAAGTCAAAGCAGTTGAAGCCTATTAAAAAGTCTAGGAACACAAAGTCTCACAGGGTACCACAGCGAGCAGGTGATTCTGTTAGCAGTAAAGGAGCAGATGGAGATGAAGAGATGCTTCACAGTCTACTGATCAGAGGGTTAGAATCAGACCAAAGTGTTTACCCAATTTGTGTAGATGGGTTACTTTGTGACTCGGATTTTGATTCTGGAATTGAAGAAAGTGAAGATGTTCATCTGAGTCAGTTTACTGAAGCAGTGATGAAAAAGAAAGGGGTTCAAGAGATTTCTGGTCCTATTACAAGAGCACAGAGTGAGAGCTCTAGTTCTGTTAGTTCAGAGCCAGTGCATCAAGACAGACTCAGCCATTCTGCTGTAGTGGCAGTTGCTTCCCTGCAAGGCTCCGGGAGCCACCCGATGACTAACAGTGGGTGGGCTGAGCTGGTGCCAGGATGGGGCCTACAGAGTTTCAGGTTTGGGGTGGAGCAGCTCACGGAGAGTTGAGACAGAAGGTAGTGGAAGATGGTCTGTTTATctatttaattcttttttattattattattattattattattattattattattattacatgtgTAGGAGGGAAAATCCGTAAAACCCTTGACTGCAAAGCAATCACAGGCTCTAAGCGGACTACAGTTTAAAGCATGgagtataatataaaaaaaaaatgctgggtTGTTGTATTGGATCACTTTGGGTTGTACAGTACAGATGCTGAGGTATTGCTATACATTTGTATCAATGAGGGGCAGAAAGTAGCTTTACAGCAGAAAAAGTGAGGTAAATGAGGAATTGGAGGTCATTGTGGGGGTTGACCTCCATTTACACAAGCAGCGTTGGAGGGAGTGATAAACTGTCAGTGTCACCCTGGAGCTGTCAGAGCCTCAGAAATATTAGAACCTTTTTGTTAATCGCAAGGGCAGCTGACATggaatgctttaaaaaaaaaaaaaatttttaggAGCACAACAAATGGTTACAAATCCTGGCTGTTTCCATATAGACAtgttataaataataaactctTCTAACTGGTCCCTAACACCCTGTtggcttttcatttttatcactaaaaattatttgcaaatggggaggagggggagctCAGTAGTCTGTGCATTGTACTCTTATTACTACACTATACTAATATAGATTATTATATTCTGATGATAGTCTAATGTAGTTATTTGGTCTTAACATAAGACCAAAGTCATTTAAACAGCAAACACTTAGCCACTGAATACTGCAGAGCTCCAATTATAAGTAATGGATTGAATGAACAATTACAACCTTATTTTATCTGACTGACAAATGATGTTGCACATCAGCACTTATTGGCAAAATCACCTGTGTATATTGGTGACCAGGCAAATGGCAAATTTTAAGTCCTGTGAAACCTTTTGGATCAAGGTCTGAATATTTactcaaacacaaaattaaatattgtaaaagagCCTGCCTCAGGCTAATGGAGAGCCCTATTAATAGGACTATTTGccaaataaagttttaatgacAACATATGAAACTGGGAAATCAACAGGCCTATagtacctttttgtttttccagcctTCAAAACCAGCTGTGAACACCTGTGTGGCAAAATcaattgcttaaaaaaaaaaattatgaagtgtttttgtttgaatttgttggAACGGTGACTTTGCCAACCTTCAGCACACTTGACAAGTACTTCTAATATAAAGTTGAGTAATGTCAGCACTTTGAGCTCCAGCATGTGTCATTCATGTTCCAGGCAGAGGCAAGCTGGCTTTTAATGCCTGCTGCTGCCTGTTGTGGAACTATGTATGTTGTTCAGTGTATCCAAAGATGTGCCAAAGCCACCAGAACCAAATTCAGTTTAGCACAATTACAGTTGGCATAAACAGCATGAGGaaatgttggttttagtgtcacATGTATACCTTGTTTCCGGATTaaggttttttttggggggggaggggggaggggtaAACACTTTCTTACTGAGCATGGGTGGAGAGGAAAATCAGTAAGACCCTTGAATGTAATGCAATTCACCATGAAATCATCACAAAGCACAAGATCTAAACTGACTTGGGTTTGAAGCTCAGCTTGACCCATCTCTGTTCATCAGCTTGTTTTGGTGGAGGCCCATGGAAACTGAAGTAAAACTAGTGTGATTCTACTAAAGAAACAATGTATTACTTTtgctggaaataaaaatatagccACAGCTTTAATAGTGCTGAAGTAATGTGAACATAATTTTAGTGCAGATTAGCGGGTTGTTGTGTAAAACAGGATCGGGGTTAATGAACCTACAGTATGAAGGCTTCACGGCTGGTGTACCAATGCGTAATTACGCCCTGTCCCTGAATACACATTTTGCTGTATTATACGGGATGAGCTAAGGAAGAGGGGGCTACATTCTTGCTCGTCAGACCGTGAGACAGTGCCTGGGAATCAAGACAAAACCGGGACCGCTGCCGCGCCGTAAAGTGGGCCGCCTTCTGTGTAGCAGATACagtttggtgcaaaagttttcaTCCATTcgttttgaaatggcaaaaaaataaataaacaaataaaaagagcGATATAATATTTAACGCACATTAAGCTTGTAGAAATTCTTTATCCgaaattagttatttttttatttgtcaaaagATATGCTTTGGCACCGATCTAATTTTCGTGTTACTTCTGATAATGAAGGCACATTTCTACTGGCTGAAGGTGCATCAGATATTCTGATCACCGCTGAAAAGATACTTCAGGTCATACTTCAGCTTAGTATTTCTGCAATTTCAAGTAAGCTCTTCGGCCCGACTGATAGCTTTAATGCCAAATGAATTTATTATATCCCAGTTCTAAAATATAATTGGATTTTAATATAAAGCGTCTCTTAAGATCAGGCAGTCCACTGTAATTCTGTTGTACTGAACAAAGGTGAAACAAAAACTAGCGTACAATATGttaaattttcaattcaattcaactttatttatatagcgccaattacaacaaagtcatctcatggcactttacagaataaagtccggactacacaagtatgtagaagcaacccaacaaatccccattgagcaaaaaaaaagcgacaacaaagcattgtacaggttggtaggacacagaattaatggcatacagtggtgaataataaatgtatagagaaaagctagttcaggttgagtgagcagttttaactataagctttatcaaaaaggaaagttttaagcctagtcttaaaagtagagagggtgtctgctccctgaatttggattggaagctggttccacaggagaggagcttgatagctacaggctctgcctcccattctacttttgcaaactctgggaaccacaagtaggcctgtattctgggatcgaagtggtctaatcgggcgatacagaactatgagatcttttaaatatgatggagctgaCCAtggagctttgtatgtaaggaggagggttttgaactctattctagattttatgggaagccaatgaagagaagctagtgaaggagaaatatgatctctctttcctaatccagtcagcactcttgctgcagcgttttggattaattgaaggctttttagagagttattaggacaccccacaagtagggaattacagtagtccaacctagaagtaacaaatgcatggaccagtttttcggcatcactttgagacaggatgcttctaattttagcaatgttccgtaggtggaagaaggctgttctagagatttgtcttatatgtgacgtaaacgccaaatcctggtcaaaaataactccaaggttcctcaccgcagtactggaggccaaagttatgtcatctaaagtaactatattgttagacagcatatttctcatgtttttaggcccaaagaggatgatttcagttttgtctgaatttagaagtaggaaattgtaggacatccaggacATCCAGTAAgattatggaatgtttcctaataattttgcctaaaggtgacatatacagattgaaaagtattggtcctaacacagagccctgtggaacccCATAGCTAAATTtcgtgcataaagaagagtcatcattaacatgaacaagttggaatctgtctgacagataagatttaaaccaatgtaatgtggttcatttaatcccaaatccatgttctagtctctgtaataaaatgttgtggtcaatggtgtcaaatgcggcactaaggtctagtaagacgagtactgacacaagtccattacctgaagccaagagaagatcattggagacttttaccagtgctgtttctgtactgtgatgagctctaaattctgactgaaagtcttcatacaaattattcctgtaaaggtgatcacataattgttttgcaactactttttcaaggattttagaaataaacgggagatttgatattggtctatagttggctaaatcacctggatcaagacaaggttttttaagtaatgatttgattacagcaactttataggcctttggtacatagccagtatCTAAAGATAGGTTATTCAAGTCTAATATGAAtttgtctattaaaggtagaacatctttaagcaatttggttggaacagggtctaaaagacatgttgttagttttgaggaggcgatagttgaacttagctcagtgagatctatgggtgaaaagcagtctaagatggattggggccttattgaggattctagagctgttgttcatgaagatctatctgtaatatttgtagggaggatctggtgaatcttttccctaatggctacaattttattagtaaagaaagtcataaagtcattgctgctcaaagttaagggtatactaggctcaacagaactatggctcttagtcagcctggctacagtgctgaacagaaaccgggggttgtgcttgttttcctctattagtgcggaataatatgctgttctggcatcacggagagcttttttgtacatttttaaacattttttccaggctaacctggattcttctaaattagtggaacgccacttcctctctaactttcgtgacgcctgctttgagctgtgcatttgtgaactGTACCATGGAGGttggctcctctgattcactgccttctttttcagaggggcaactgtatctagtatcatacgcagtgaggctgcagaattgtcaaagTGTGGTTAAATTTCTTTAACTAAATGTTGTGATCCATGGGCTAatatcagttttcttttctgatgCAGGCCTGCAAAACGAACTAAAGGAGAACTAAAGGAGTAGGCTGATGTaggtttgttttggttttttacaGATAAAAATTCACAAAAATTTATAGATTTTTACTAATAAAGGTGGacagatttaaaataacaaaatgaacgACATATTTCACAGTTGATTCAATAGTCTGGACTAATTAAActgaaattcaattaaaattaaatattcaataataaatattaatacactTATAAACAGCAGCTTGTTTTGAGAAAAGATATAATTAAttaagcaaaactttttagcgcaatgatcccacaatggtggaacgatctaccaaactctgcacgctcagcagactctctcccaatattcaaaaaacttctgaaaacagaactcttccgcatcttcctatgcacttaaatctcttaaaaaaaatcctttctgttctttctcgcacttgcatctcgtgaactgtgaacacttttctgatagaactttgctttgatgttttctccttgacttagatttttgctgccttgaacctcacttgtaagtcgctttggataaaagcgtctgctaaatgactaaatgtaaatgtaaataattacaGGCGATTACATTTCATGAGCGTGATAAGACTGGTGGAAAAACATGACTTTTAGTGTGATATTTCAGAAACAGATCAAGTTTTAGGGGGTGAACAATTGTCGTGAATTTAACATTGAAACTATAGGACAaaaagggcgactgtggcattttaaaaaaaacgcTACATTTTGGTTATGTTGCTGTCGCCATGGAAACGACGTCAGCTATTGAAAGAGGCAGTATGACGTCAGTATAATCAACCTATGGCCCAGTTGTTTCGGGTTGATTGGCTGAAGTGTGTGCAATTTGATAACTATATAGATTAGAGCCTGCAGTCTGTCAAactaaagctgaaaaaaaaaaccttagtgAGTAATCTtctgcttttaaaacatttgctagAACTTCTTTGTCAGTTCTCAGTTTTCAACTCACCTGTGTTGAGATTAGACTACTTGtgtagttgtattttatattgtatattcgATCTATTTTTTTAGGCTCTACTGTTAGTGTTATCTGTATGCACCATGGGTCTGAGAGTAACACAGTTTCAATTctctgtatgtactgtacatgtggaactCCTTGAGGAGTTGTAAatgagaataaaacaaaatgaggtAAGAGGCACAGCTCTCTTTGTGGTAAAGGCTGCATCACCTTCCTGTTTCCTCTGCGTccctttagaataaaaaaactacagcacttcaggtttttgtttttttgtttactcaAAAGACGTGGACACCTTTGATCTCTGTAtaccagtggttctcaatcaGGTCCTGAATGACCCCTACTCCTGCTTTCCAAATAGCCACTGCTGATTACCAGCATCAGGCGTTCttagtcaatcagaagctggaaggaggttggagtgagtgtgtgttgtgggtATCGATATGTTCCAGCTTCTGACCgactgaacacaccttatccaggtaatcagcagtgggtagagcagggTGGCTTGGGAAACAAGCAGAGCAAGGGTCCATAAGGACCAGGACTGAGAAGCCCTGCTTTATAAAATGAGCTACCTGTTTcagaattataataaaaatcagTCCCTCAGCTTGTTCATTTATTAGGATTAGGATTTAGAAGTGTTTTAGGAAAAAGGTTGACACAAAGGCACTGAACACACTAATGTTAGATTACACTTACATTTTATGAAACCTTATTTAAATCCAACACACTCAGGAATTAGCAGCACCTTACCCCTATACTTGGGCCAAAATGGCATCTGCTCATCAACATGTGAGATTAGTTACCCTACAGCACAAAGGCAAATAGAACTgggtttttttctctatttatatacatttcagTGGGAAAATTAAATACTTTCATAAGGAACACCTGAACAAGGGAAACATACAGGATACTACATATACAGGATATTACAgaagatattttaatttgatttcacTTTGAGAAAGTAGAATAGTCTttgaaggtcaaattaagtttttttttaaaccaaaacagGAGCAGCACAACATTTGATGGAATGTACTTTATGGGGCAACAGTTGTGGTTTACTGATCTTCGTCCCTTCTAGCACCTCGAATTTAAATATCCACTCATATCACATCACTATAAATATCTTATAAATGCAAACAGGCTAGTCCTCTTTAACTACAACAAACCATGTACAGTGAAATTCTAGGTTTTTATTAAGCACAACAATGGAATAAGGGTCAAATGTAGTTGACAAAGTGAactcttcctttcttttattCCAATCATAATCCTCATGCAACAGAACATGCCTAAATAAAGTGTCAActagttttgacatttttgtttgccAACTGTTTCACTAACAGATGACCAGCAAGttgaatatttgtatgtgtcTGTAATGTGTTCTTAATTTGTCTTCTAGTTCTGGCCTAAAGGTGTAAGTCATCACCAGCAAAGGTAAAATGGTTTCAGAtgaaatacatgtttaattttagaaGAAGGAAGTGTCCGTAGAAAAGGCGCCTGCCAGCCTGAACTCCTCCCTCATTAGCACACAGAACAAACGCTGAGGCAGAGCTTTGGAGTAAGGTGCTGGCCTCGGGACACATGTACGCAACATAATCTCTCGGCCTGCTGGTGAAGGAAAATCAACCACTTTGTTGCTTCCTCCAGCTGGTTTCTTGTCATGTCCCGAGTCTTCATTCAGTGGTCCCAGAAGGGCAGCCTGAAAGTtgagaaaaaatatgaaattgtaTTAACAAGCAAGTAAAAGTGCAGATACctttaataaattcaaaatactGCTGTTTAATGCACCAGTCAAactgaataattaaaataatttcagaaacTGCATTTAAAGCTCATCAACAGTTTTGCAGAGGCAGAAGTGGCAAGATCATTCTTGTAAGGTGACAATCCTCAGGcttttttggtttgcttttatttttgattattttcaatCCATTTAAAATAAGTCCTG
This window harbors:
- the LOC137130773 gene encoding uncharacterized protein; protein product: MRPEPTRLSTGRNLSSIAARVAPVFRIMSAFSWLLWTLYVGIAAGPVQRAAHSESSVWTEKDGASHPSFYRLPMFHHEPGPLVARELFRPVPRNRPFPVGLTALLLPPTRLAQGVQETNARAVDIWCGVDKISVRVDRLQMRVWTVPSLFRLGTCQASKTSPRFIYFHYGLTECGGEAKVVGGQLVYTFSLCYTPPPQEDVIRVLPLNFPIKCHYNRFHYSYKVGFRPQVQHTTFVKSMRSKLSFSLTVCNAQWEPLPPGHWFFLGEQVYFRAQTGALLAGERLFVDSCYATSSKDPDSTPRLDIISNYGCMTDSRRESSNSQFLSRGVSVLKFSVDAFLFKAVSQMLYLHCSMSVGLSTSLTSKSCNYNKDLERWEELEALHSVCFCCESLCSDTDHSVTYTVSSPGWLIGQMDEEKLRTKEISFQAEEGRGWLSQEVKSERIDEPLKTLQTFQMKTKVGDEDQNKEVIPEKTSLLRAEKKQWRHGTAGSWWEEKKQDEMEGVDEKAVNQLKELAIDHLMSDQSRPQENETVQVRKVVPSKYDLVSDLFGDSSNASPSEVGFVTPTVNMRDSSFGMDYDNPILGDRGSDENISTFENRFNKLCPDGDRNCSASKAVFKPEKDGNHAGHSNMYTAISAESFAPFNVSTTPGTNRSGSAWDSSFPESQSDGELETLARALSATFDLELVPSSFVDVRKMGKSRLELDAVLKSKQLKPIKKSRNTKSHRVPQRAGDSVSSKGADGDEEMLHSLLIRGLESDQSVYPICVDGLLCDSDFDSGIEESEDVHLSQFTEAVMKKKGVQEISGPITRAQSESSSSVSSEPVHQDRLSHSAVVAVASLQGSGSHPMTNSGWAELVPGWGLQSFRFGVEQLTES